One window of the Elusimicrobiota bacterium genome contains the following:
- a CDS encoding RNase H family protein: MNTKSKTYEIVNTHTGKIIETLTAPWANVYYRVQKLNSSGIKVYARKPQPVKERFEHKHQATHSPHVLCCDAWTSGNPGLGGCRVCDLQGNTLDEWNSDTRHTNNYYELTAIGLAIKYAKKHKYTDIYSDSRTALAWIYKKRVSRDTHERDTIQDMILKIYGMLLGSNIKILKWNTQKYGEIPADYGRK; encoded by the coding sequence ATGAATACAAAAAGTAAAACATACGAAATCGTTAATACCCATACCGGTAAGATAATAGAAACCCTTACCGCTCCATGGGCAAATGTTTATTATAGGGTACAAAAACTTAACTCTTCCGGGATAAAGGTATATGCACGTAAACCACAACCCGTGAAAGAAAGGTTTGAGCACAAACATCAAGCCACACATTCTCCACACGTTTTATGCTGTGACGCATGGACTTCCGGTAATCCCGGGCTCGGCGGGTGCCGCGTATGCGACCTACAAGGCAATACTTTAGATGAATGGAATTCTGATACACGCCATACTAACAACTACTACGAACTTACAGCAATTGGTTTAGCCATAAAATACGCAAAGAAACATAAGTATACCGACATATATTCTGACTCCCGCACGGCATTAGCGTGGATATACAAAAAACGTGTTTCCCGTGACACCCATGAACGTGATACTATCCAGGATATGATCCTTAAAATATACGGCATGTTATTGGGTTCAAACATAAAAATACTAAAATGGAACACCCAGAAATACGGCGAAATCCCGGCGGACTATGGAAGAAAATAA
- a CDS encoding alpha/beta hydrolase-fold protein, translating to MIKEEKYFSPALNRGMVYDIYIPDNIVPKKERPWVLLLHGLGRNSKSLTTHPVARGIIEQQKYAIVFPNAENGWYIDSAVKSGSNYLSLINDVYNEVTKKYGLSTKPERTAITGWSMGGYGCTRCAERWNERFSVVAPIIGVLDYPVSKYEGKSDLKLPFDIIGRDESKWVELNPVTHAERLRGKKVFIITGDTAYDLLMNKTFCAKLDELGIAYMFTTVPGNHSLETVVTCLPGVFGFIENSILLW from the coding sequence ATGATAAAAGAAGAAAAATATTTTTCTCCTGCGCTTAACCGCGGAATGGTGTACGATATATACATCCCCGATAATATTGTCCCTAAAAAAGAACGTCCCTGGGTATTGTTGTTGCACGGGCTGGGGCGTAATAGTAAAAGTTTGACCACCCATCCTGTTGCACGGGGAATTATTGAACAACAAAAGTATGCTATTGTTTTCCCTAACGCAGAGAACGGGTGGTATATTGACAGCGCAGTGAAGTCCGGGTCAAACTACCTGTCTTTAATCAACGATGTGTATAACGAAGTTACTAAAAAATACGGATTATCGACAAAACCGGAACGTACTGCGATTACCGGATGGAGTATGGGTGGGTATGGGTGTACACGTTGCGCGGAGAGATGGAATGAACGGTTCAGTGTTGTTGCACCGATAATAGGCGTGCTCGACTATCCGGTTAGTAAGTATGAAGGGAAATCTGACCTCAAACTACCGTTTGATATTATTGGCCGTGATGAAAGCAAGTGGGTGGAACTTAACCCCGTAACACATGCGGAACGGTTGAGAGGGAAAAAGGTTTTTATTATAACCGGGGATACTGCGTACGATTTGTTGATGAACAAAACGTTCTGCGCAAAACTTGACGAACTGGGGATTGCGTATATGTTTACAACCGTACCGGGGAACCATTCGTTAGAAACCGTTGTCACGTGCCTCCCGGGAGTGTTTGGGTTTATAGAAAACTCTATTTTATTATGGTGA